In Ruminococcus sp. HUN007, a genomic segment contains:
- a CDS encoding DJ-1 family glyoxalase III has product MVYVFLADGFEEIEALTVVDLCRRSGIDVKTVGIGREAIRGSHGILVQADVKDTDFAPDAETEMIVLPGGMPGTKNLEASDTVQKAIDFCVTNNKYVAAICAAPSILGHRGLLRGHKALCYAGFESQLEGAEIAYGTVCLSGSFLTSRGPGTAVDFSLKIVEILKSREISEALASSLLYTSR; this is encoded by the coding sequence ATGGTTTACGTTTTTCTCGCTGACGGCTTTGAAGAGATCGAAGCCCTTACAGTAGTTGATCTTTGCAGAAGAAGCGGAATTGATGTTAAAACAGTCGGTATCGGAAGGGAAGCTATCCGCGGTTCACACGGTATACTTGTTCAGGCCGACGTTAAGGACACAGACTTCGCTCCGGACGCTGAAACAGAAATGATCGTGCTTCCGGGCGGAATGCCGGGAACAAAGAATCTTGAGGCTTCTGACACAGTTCAGAAGGCGATTGACTTCTGCGTTACCAACAATAAATATGTGGCTGCTATATGTGCAGCTCCGTCCATTCTCGGACACAGAGGACTTCTCAGGGGACACAAGGCACTCTGCTATGCCGGTTTTGAAAGCCAGCTAGAAGGTGCTGAAATCGCCTACGGAACAGTATGTCTTTCAGGCAGCTTCCTCACATCAAGAGGTCCGGGAACAGCTGTCGACTTTTCACTCAAGATCGTTGAGATCTTAAAGTCAAGGGAGATAAGTGAAGCACTGGCTTCATCACTTCTTTACACAAGCCGATGA